A genomic stretch from Coleofasciculus sp. FACHB-1120 includes:
- a CDS encoding PAS domain S-box protein, which produces METSYQPIEVPQSSNLIGTLQSFSKKATIGVIAIGCAVLLGWMFNIPILKTVLPGLVTMKANAAVCFILSGTSLWLWHRYPADESKRRWGQWFAGIVAIVGLLTLMQYVLGWDFGIDQLLFKASDTFGTSSPGRMAPNTALNFLMLGVALLLFLGSSIHYQAAQILSLAAFSVALLGVLGYIYGVKSLYGISSYTQMALHAAVGFALLSTGILFARPDRGVMAVVTSPNAGGMMARQMSPAVLGIPPLLGWLILAGYRAKSLETEIAISILGMLNVIVFAVLIWWNSRNLNGIDIKRQRAEVELRTLNQELEQRIDERTAELTEANQERDRFFTISLDLLCLIGFDGTFKRLNPSWTKILGFAVEELLAQPFIEFIHPDDREKSLAEAEKLTIGSQVLYFENRYRCKDGSYRWLAWTANAATDNQVMYCIARDITSSKQAEAELRESQERLEAIIDNYTAVIYLKDLEGRYILVNRQYEILFHKTKEQVVGKTDYDFFPKEMADAFRANDRKVIETGISLEMEEIVGQDDGLHAYLSTKFLLKNSTGAAYALCGISTDISDRKQTEEALQQQVEMLDLANDTIMLRDLDDRISYWNQGAERLYGWTKEETVGQYIHTFLKTIFPQPVEEIKATCLRDGRWEGELIHTKRDGTQIVVASRWTLQREESGQPKAILEINNNITERKATEEAILQSEERYRSLILATSQIVWATDTQGQVVDMPAWRAFTGQSQEQVKGWGWLDAVHPDDRDRTAQIWSKALETKSLYQVEYRIRAADGSYGYFWVRGIPVLAEDGSIREWIGVCTDISDRKQAEAELQRTAADLARSSAELRQQTSILQLVLNSMGEAVIVADETGKFLLFNPAAEKMFGLGSADAPPDRWSTQYGLFLPDTVTVYPTADLPMTKAIRGEAVDDVEMFTRHAGIPEGLWAKINGRPLKDDNGVLKGGAIVCRNITSDKQAQERLQQLAKEQERLLQELKNRQNALDESAIVSETDLKGTIIYANERFCQISGYTQEELIGQNHRIVNSGYHPKSFFQDFWATVYRGGVWKGEIKNKRKDGSFYWVDTTVSPIFDTTGNIVKYIGIRFDITQQKEAADRLIKLAEERKIEADSLTQQVVKLLGEIKGAAKGDLTVKAQVTNDILGALADSFNYLVTSLRKVVVNIQDAAAQANQATTASIGNTNELAQQARTQALQIESTLKQIERMLNSIKDVSDAAKRAEQVAQQAATTAELGGQAVDRTVDGINELRQTIAETSKMMKRLGEGSQQIGKIVTSISQIASQTNLLALNATIEAARAGEQGQGFAVVAEEVRKLAERSASATEEISEIVKTIQDEISRVMRAMESGTQQVVEGTHIAADAKTNLIAIIEVSREINALVQNITRAAQKQTISAEEIAGSVKQVNVISTNTAQKAEDVTNSLGGLAVVVNKLQSSVTNFRSQ; this is translated from the coding sequence ATGGAAACTTCATATCAGCCGATAGAGGTGCCTCAGTCTTCCAACCTCATCGGGACACTTCAATCCTTTTCTAAAAAAGCCACTATAGGAGTCATTGCAATCGGCTGTGCAGTGCTACTGGGTTGGATGTTCAACATTCCCATCCTGAAAACTGTCTTGCCGGGACTGGTGACGATGAAAGCGAACGCAGCAGTGTGTTTTATCCTCAGCGGTACATCGTTGTGGCTGTGGCACCGTTATCCCGCTGACGAGTCAAAGCGCCGCTGGGGACAATGGTTTGCCGGGATCGTTGCGATCGTCGGGTTGCTCACACTGATGCAGTATGTGTTGGGGTGGGATTTTGGCATTGACCAACTTCTGTTCAAGGCGTCGGACACCTTTGGCACCTCCTCTCCAGGTCGAATGGCTCCCAATACCGCCTTAAATTTTTTGATGCTGGGTGTGGCGCTCCTGTTGTTTCTCGGCTCTTCTATTCACTACCAAGCCGCTCAAATTCTTAGCTTAGCGGCATTCTCAGTCGCCTTGCTGGGGGTGCTGGGCTACATTTATGGTGTGAAATCCCTTTACGGGATTAGCTCCTACACCCAAATGGCATTGCACGCAGCAGTAGGATTTGCGCTTCTTAGCACCGGCATTCTGTTTGCTCGTCCAGATCGAGGGGTGATGGCAGTTGTTACCAGCCCGAATGCGGGGGGGATGATGGCTCGGCAGATGTCACCGGCTGTACTTGGGATTCCGCCACTTTTAGGTTGGTTAATCTTAGCCGGGTATCGGGCGAAGTCTTTGGAGACTGAGATCGCCATCTCGATTCTGGGTATGTTGAATGTGATTGTGTTTGCCGTTCTGATTTGGTGGAATTCTCGCAACCTGAATGGCATTGATATCAAACGCCAGCGGGCAGAAGTAGAACTTCGCACCCTGAATCAAGAACTCGAACAACGCATTGATGAGCGCACGGCAGAATTAACAGAAGCGAATCAAGAACGCGATCGCTTCTTTACTATCTCTCTTGACCTGCTGTGTCTCATCGGATTTGATGGCACTTTCAAGCGCCTCAACCCTTCATGGACAAAAATCCTGGGCTTCGCGGTCGAAGAACTTTTGGCTCAACCGTTTATTGAGTTTATCCATCCAGATGACCGAGAAAAGAGCTTAGCTGAAGCCGAAAAACTGACTATTGGTTCGCAGGTACTGTATTTTGAAAATCGCTATAGGTGTAAGGATGGCTCCTACCGATGGTTGGCATGGACTGCGAACGCGGCGACTGATAATCAAGTCATGTACTGCATTGCCCGTGACATCACCTCCAGCAAGCAGGCGGAAGCCGAACTTAGGGAAAGTCAAGAACGCCTAGAGGCAATCATCGACAATTACACTGCTGTCATCTATCTCAAAGATTTGGAAGGTCGTTACATTCTGGTCAACCGCCAGTATGAAATCCTGTTCCACAAAACTAAAGAGCAGGTTGTCGGCAAGACTGACTATGATTTCTTCCCGAAAGAGATGGCTGATGCCTTCCGTGCTAACGATCGCAAGGTAATTGAAACCGGAATCTCTTTAGAAATGGAAGAGATTGTGGGTCAAGACGATGGACTCCACGCCTACCTTTCCACGAAGTTTCTCTTAAAGAATTCTACTGGCGCGGCCTACGCCCTCTGCGGGATTTCTACAGACATTAGCGATCGCAAGCAGACAGAAGAAGCATTGCAGCAACAGGTGGAGATGCTGGATTTAGCCAATGACACCATTATGCTTCGGGATCTCGACGATCGAATCTCCTATTGGAATCAAGGTGCAGAAAGACTGTACGGCTGGACAAAGGAAGAAACCGTAGGACAATACATCCACACATTTTTAAAAACCATCTTTCCCCAACCCGTCGAGGAAATCAAAGCCACGTGCCTGCGTGATGGACGTTGGGAAGGAGAACTCATCCACACTAAGCGCGATGGGACACAGATCGTTGTCGCGAGTCGCTGGACATTGCAACGGGAGGAATCAGGTCAGCCTAAAGCGATCCTAGAAATCAACAATAACATTACTGAGCGCAAAGCTACTGAGGAAGCCATCCTTCAGAGTGAGGAAAGGTATCGCTCATTGATTCTCGCCACCTCCCAGATAGTCTGGGCGACAGACACCCAAGGACAAGTTGTTGATATGCCCGCTTGGAGAGCTTTTACAGGTCAAAGCCAGGAACAAGTGAAAGGCTGGGGATGGTTAGACGCGGTGCATCCAGACGATCGCGATCGCACTGCCCAGATTTGGTCTAAAGCCCTTGAAACGAAAAGTCTCTACCAGGTTGAGTATCGTATTCGAGCCGCAGATGGCAGCTATGGATACTTCTGGGTTCGCGGGATTCCCGTCTTGGCAGAAGATGGCAGCATCCGCGAGTGGATTGGCGTCTGCACCGACATTAGCGATCGCAAACAAGCAGAAGCAGAATTACAGCGAACCGCAGCAGATTTGGCGCGTTCCTCAGCTGAACTTCGGCAGCAAACCAGTATCTTGCAATTAGTCCTCAACAGCATGGGTGAGGCGGTCATCGTCGCCGATGAAACCGGAAAGTTTTTACTGTTCAACCCCGCTGCGGAGAAAATGTTCGGATTGGGTTCAGCAGATGCCCCCCCCGATCGATGGTCAACGCAGTATGGCTTGTTTTTGCCCGATACCGTGACCGTTTACCCAACCGCAGATTTACCGATGACAAAAGCGATCCGAGGCGAAGCCGTTGACGACGTAGAGATGTTTACCCGTCATGCTGGTATACCAGAAGGTTTGTGGGCAAAAATTAACGGTAGACCCCTGAAAGACGACAACGGCGTCCTCAAAGGCGGGGCGATTGTTTGTCGCAACATCACCAGCGACAAGCAAGCCCAAGAACGTCTACAACAACTCGCGAAGGAGCAGGAACGCCTGCTGCAAGAACTGAAAAACCGGCAAAATGCCCTTGATGAATCGGCGATTGTCAGCGAAACCGATTTAAAAGGAACCATCATCTATGCTAACGAGCGGTTTTGCCAAATCTCTGGATACACCCAGGAAGAACTAATCGGACAAAACCATCGCATCGTTAACTCTGGCTACCACCCCAAATCCTTTTTCCAAGACTTCTGGGCTACGGTTTATCGGGGCGGTGTGTGGAAAGGAGAAATCAAAAATAAGCGCAAAGATGGTTCTTTCTATTGGGTTGACACTACAGTTTCACCCATTTTTGACACCACCGGCAACATTGTCAAATATATCGGGATTCGCTTCGACATTACCCAGCAAAAAGAAGCGGCTGATCGACTTATCAAATTAGCAGAAGAGCGAAAAATCGAGGCAGATTCTCTAACTCAACAAGTCGTCAAGCTTTTGGGTGAAATTAAGGGTGCAGCCAAGGGAGATTTAACGGTTAAAGCTCAAGTTACCAACGACATCTTAGGAGCATTAGCCGACTCTTTCAATTACCTTGTCACCTCTTTGCGGAAAGTGGTCGTTAATATCCAAGATGCAGCGGCACAAGCCAATCAAGCCACAACTGCATCGATTGGTAATACTAACGAACTCGCACAGCAAGCTCGTACCCAAGCCTTGCAAATTGAGTCCACCTTAAAACAAATTGAGCGGATGCTCAACTCGATTAAAGATGTCTCCGATGCTGCAAAACGAGCCGAACAAGTGGCACAGCAAGCCGCTACCACAGCGGAACTGGGAGGACAAGCGGTAGACCGCACGGTTGATGGAATTAACGAACTCCGCCAAACCATTGCCGAAACTTCAAAAATGATGAAACGTTTAGGCGAAGGGTCGCAACAAATTGGCAAAATTGTAACATCTATTTCTCAAATTGCTTCTCAAACAAACTTGCTGGCATTAAATGCCACAATTGAAGCAGCACGCGCTGGAGAACAAGGGCAAGGATTCGCAGTTGTAGCGGAAGAAGTTCGCAAGCTAGCAGAACGTTCTGCCTCAGCAACCGAAGAAATATCAGAGATTGTGAAAACAATTCAAGATGAGATTAGTCGGGTGATGAGGGCAATGGAATCGGGTACTCAACAAGTTGTTGAAGGAACGCACATTGCCGCAGACGCCAAGACGAATCTGATTGCGATTATTGAAGTCAGCCGCGAAATTAATGCTTTGGTGCAAAATATTACTCGTGCTGCTCAAAAGCAGACAATTTCAGCAGAAGAAATTGCAGGAAGTGTGAAGCAGGTGAATGTAATTTCTACAAACACTGCCCAAAAAGCGGAAGATGTAACGAATTCGCTTGGCGGGTTAGCGGTTGTTGTGAATAAGCTCCAAAGTTCAGTGACAAACTTCCGCTCGCAATGA
- the hemL gene encoding glutamate-1-semialdehyde 2,1-aminomutase → MTSTNLKTTKSEEIFAAAQNLMPGGVSSPVRAFKSVGGQPIVFDHVKGAYIWDVDGNQYIDYVGTWGPAICGHAHPEVISALHEALEKGTSFGAPSVLENVLAEMVIDAVPSIEMVRFVNSGTEACMAVLRLMRAFTGRDKLIKFEGCYHGHADMFLVKAGSGVATLGLPDSPGVPKTTTSNTLTAPYNDLEAVKALFDANPDQIAGVILEPVVGNAGFITPDAGFLEGLRMITQENGALLVFDEVMTGFRIAYGGAQERFGITPDLTTLGKVIGGGLPVGAYGGRRDIMSMIAPAGPVYQAGTLSGNPLAMTAGIKTLELLQKPGSYEQLDKMTKKLSDGLLQIAKETGHAACGGSISAMFGLFFTQGPVHNYEDAKKSDSNKFSRFHRGMLERGVYLAPSQFEAGFTSLAHTDEDIDRTLAAAREVMSGL, encoded by the coding sequence ATTACTTCTACAAATTTGAAAACCACCAAGTCAGAAGAAATATTTGCCGCTGCTCAAAATTTGATGCCAGGAGGCGTCAGTTCCCCAGTCCGGGCGTTTAAATCGGTGGGAGGACAACCCATCGTCTTTGACCACGTCAAAGGTGCCTATATCTGGGATGTCGATGGCAACCAATATATCGACTATGTTGGCACCTGGGGACCCGCGATTTGCGGTCATGCCCATCCAGAAGTGATTAGTGCCCTGCACGAAGCCCTGGAAAAAGGCACCAGCTTTGGTGCCCCCTCCGTGCTAGAAAATGTGCTGGCAGAGATGGTGATTGACGCTGTACCCAGCATTGAAATGGTGCGCTTCGTTAACTCTGGAACCGAGGCGTGCATGGCAGTTCTGCGCCTGATGCGAGCTTTCACTGGACGCGACAAGTTAATTAAATTTGAAGGCTGCTATCACGGTCACGCCGATATGTTCCTGGTGAAAGCCGGTTCCGGCGTTGCTACCCTCGGCTTGCCGGATTCTCCAGGCGTTCCCAAGACGACAACCAGCAACACGCTCACTGCTCCCTACAATGACCTGGAAGCCGTCAAAGCTTTATTTGACGCAAATCCCGACCAAATTGCTGGGGTGATTTTAGAGCCAGTGGTGGGCAATGCTGGCTTTATTACGCCTGACGCGGGTTTCCTGGAAGGCTTGCGAATGATTACGCAAGAAAATGGCGCGTTACTCGTATTTGACGAAGTAATGACTGGCTTCCGGATTGCCTACGGTGGGGCACAGGAGAGATTTGGCATTACGCCTGACTTGACAACGCTGGGCAAAGTCATTGGTGGTGGCTTGCCGGTGGGTGCTTACGGTGGACGTCGCGATATTATGTCGATGATTGCTCCCGCGGGGCCAGTGTATCAAGCCGGGACGCTTTCGGGGAATCCTCTAGCGATGACTGCCGGAATCAAAACGCTGGAATTGCTGCAAAAACCAGGCAGCTACGAACAGTTAGACAAGATGACCAAAAAGCTCAGTGATGGGTTGCTGCAAATTGCCAAGGAAACAGGTCATGCGGCTTGTGGCGGTAGCATCAGCGCGATGTTTGGCTTGTTCTTCACTCAAGGGCCAGTCCATAACTACGAAGATGCTAAAAAGTCTGACTCGAACAAGTTTAGCCGCTTCCATCGCGGAATGTTAGAGCGGGGCGTATATCTGGCACCTTCTCAGTTTGAGGCTGGATTTACTTCTCTGGCGCACACAGATGAAGATATTGACCGCACTTTGGCAGCAGCGAGAGAAGTAATGTCTGGGCTGTAA
- the hisIE gene encoding bifunctional phosphoribosyl-AMP cyclohydrolase/phosphoribosyl-ATP diphosphatase HisIE: MPAAEPSALSQSIPIDRIRYNEQGLVPAIAQDYLDGTVLMMAWMNRESLQKTLETGQAWYWSRSRGELWHKGATSGHLQNVRSLRYDCDSDALLVTVEQVGEIACHTGERSCFHQVDGEKVPPPADTLSDLFATICDRRDNPSEISYTSKLFAGGDNKILKKVGEESAEVVMACKDDDKDAIAGEVADLFYHTLVALAHHHVDVRDVYRKLQERRR; this comes from the coding sequence ATGCCAGCTGCTGAACCCTCTGCTTTAAGCCAATCCATCCCCATCGATCGAATCCGCTACAACGAGCAGGGACTGGTGCCAGCGATCGCGCAAGATTATCTGGATGGCACAGTCTTGATGATGGCTTGGATGAATCGGGAGTCGCTACAAAAAACTCTGGAAACGGGACAAGCTTGGTATTGGAGCCGTTCTCGTGGAGAGTTATGGCATAAAGGTGCGACTTCGGGGCATTTACAAAATGTGCGAAGTCTTCGCTATGACTGCGATAGCGATGCGCTGCTGGTTACGGTGGAACAGGTGGGAGAGATTGCCTGTCACACCGGAGAACGCAGCTGTTTTCATCAAGTCGATGGGGAAAAAGTGCCACCTCCAGCAGATACTTTGTCGGATTTGTTTGCGACAATTTGCGATCGCCGTGACAACCCCAGCGAAATTTCTTACACCAGCAAGCTATTTGCCGGTGGGGATAACAAGATTTTGAAAAAAGTTGGCGAAGAATCTGCTGAAGTAGTGATGGCTTGTAAGGATGACGACAAGGACGCGATCGCGGGTGAGGTTGCTGACTTGTTTTATCACACCCTGGTTGCTTTAGCTCACCATCACGTCGATGTCAGAGACGTTTATCGCAAGTTGCAAGAAAGACGGCGATAA
- a CDS encoding chemotaxis protein CheW encodes MNRRFRAKPLISTRIAKRKLVSFQMGSEQYAIAIDRVQRVLKAFTPHTALTNGRRLMEYEQEAIALIDLSALFLKSHETDYHYLIVCTLNQKEKLGIPVSEMPKILEVLEDKFDKIPAFYQHEALPAAIEKIIHAPDGNLVFYLNLDQLELGNQ; translated from the coding sequence ATGAATCGCCGATTTCGGGCTAAACCTCTCATCTCAACTCGGATTGCCAAGCGAAAACTGGTTTCGTTTCAGATGGGAAGCGAACAGTACGCGATCGCGATTGACCGAGTTCAGCGCGTTCTCAAAGCATTTACACCCCACACTGCCCTAACCAATGGTCGCCGGTTAATGGAGTATGAACAGGAAGCGATCGCTCTCATTGATTTATCAGCGCTATTTCTAAAATCCCATGAAACAGACTACCACTATCTAATTGTTTGCACCCTCAACCAAAAAGAAAAATTAGGGATTCCCGTCTCTGAAATGCCTAAAATCTTAGAAGTATTAGAAGACAAATTTGATAAAATTCCAGCTTTCTATCAACACGAAGCTTTACCCGCCGCTATTGAAAAAATTATCCACGCACCTGACGGAAATCTCGTATTTTATCTAAATTTAGATCAACTAGAACTTGGTAATCAGTAA
- a CDS encoding ChaB family protein: MPYQTNQDLPVSVRDRLSEAAQELYRAAFNSAVQWYPEESKAHEVALRAVRSQSASLNSIFGKCLEPLLATS, from the coding sequence ATGCCCTACCAGACGAATCAGGATTTACCTGTGAGTGTTCGCGATCGCCTCTCGGAGGCAGCACAGGAATTATACCGGGCAGCATTCAACTCTGCGGTTCAATGGTACCCAGAGGAATCTAAGGCTCACGAGGTTGCCCTCCGCGCCGTCAGAAGTCAATCAGCCAGCCTGAATAGTATCTTTGGCAAATGCCTGGAACCGCTTCTTGCGACCTCTTAA
- a CDS encoding hybrid sensor histidine kinase/response regulator, with product MNSDDFNELIGIFITETQDFLQVLETNLLAIESSGEVEARSQAVQNLFRAAHSIKGSALMFGFETLSTAAHCLEDGFAILRDRADLSQINPTTITALLQGVDLLRTIANQVCQPEGKDNGATMQATSVAEVEAIAQILAQLEAQYTQPAAPSNGSSLNSRANLQTIKKIFEQDLLPVFNHLEAELSQVKLETLDQTIATLNQIYYQLSGVAGMLQLAEFGQIAEDLRTLIDTPHLSVELLQKQGWEIAQNLQSARTQLLQGEAITIQPLNGIEVKGLTTEEPVFSTPEAPVEDSSTPFNNRTEVKGLRTEEPAVALSTPELAVEDSSTPASALSPHSVLSPQSSALTESSALTESSALTESSALSPQPSLSPQSSPVSPPTGWQRPTIRVDLERLSELVNLVGELVINRTNLEVQEAQLRTEAKRIRKSIVALNQFGTQLREEYDRLSTENSKSDRVKTTNAFTKSLPSTFDLLELDQYTEFHSTAQSVIETTEAIALSGTKIDEIAVKFERSTDQLRRITDQLRSRVMQLRVVPFSRAVDHLPRALRDLCRLHNKEVNLLLLGRDTTIDESLLDALRDPLVHLVRNAFDHGIEAPQARLALGKPPSGQIEIEAFHQGGQTIITITDDGRGIDPEAIRAKVVAGGFVAAEQADELSIADLYEFLFWPGFSTTREVTELSGRGVGLDVVRTNLRQVRGTVKVDSRPGKGTSFILKLPLMLSISDALMVKADRNTVAIPLDAVEEILHIQAHQIQMAGTQTMLWWREEFIRLVRLQELLHYSVPHPDGPSPDPIAQDYIPVMVLAASEGVLAVVVERLIGQQEVVVKALPLPLSKPRGIVGCTIMGDGQVVTILDVDDLIGQFYTQSGTTISVDNKSELGMRNSTPLLAPKGISQPQILVVDDSYTIRQLLSLTLIRARYRVAQAKDGQDALSKLEEGLNCDLIIADIEMPRMDGFELLRNLKSQPQFSSIPVAMLTSRSGFKHRQMALELGAIQYFTKPYNEVQLLEAIAKLIKH from the coding sequence ATGAACTCAGATGACTTTAATGAACTAATCGGTATTTTTATAACCGAAACTCAAGATTTTCTCCAAGTCTTAGAGACAAATCTCTTAGCAATAGAAAGCAGTGGTGAAGTTGAAGCCCGCTCGCAAGCGGTTCAAAACCTATTTCGAGCTGCTCACTCGATAAAAGGCTCGGCTTTGATGTTTGGGTTTGAAACCTTATCGACAGCGGCTCATTGCTTAGAAGATGGCTTTGCAATTCTGCGCGATCGCGCTGATTTATCCCAAATCAATCCAACGACGATTACCGCTTTGCTGCAAGGGGTCGATCTCCTGAGAACCATTGCCAACCAAGTCTGTCAGCCGGAAGGCAAAGATAATGGAGCAACAATGCAGGCAACCTCTGTAGCTGAAGTGGAAGCGATCGCCCAAATTCTCGCCCAATTAGAAGCTCAGTATACCCAGCCCGCTGCTCCCAGTAATGGCTCTAGCCTTAACAGTCGGGCAAACCTGCAAACCATTAAAAAGATTTTTGAGCAAGATTTACTTCCGGTCTTTAACCATTTGGAAGCGGAACTTTCTCAAGTTAAATTAGAAACTCTAGATCAAACAATTGCAACTCTCAACCAAATATATTACCAACTTTCAGGGGTAGCCGGGATGCTGCAACTGGCAGAATTTGGGCAAATTGCTGAGGATTTGAGAACTTTGATTGATACCCCCCATCTGAGTGTCGAACTTCTTCAAAAACAGGGATGGGAAATTGCTCAAAACTTGCAATCTGCCCGCACTCAGCTATTGCAGGGAGAAGCCATTACTATACAGCCCTTGAATGGGATTGAGGTGAAAGGACTCACGACTGAGGAACCAGTATTCTCCACTCCAGAAGCCCCAGTTGAGGATTCCTCTACACCCTTCAATAATAGGACTGAGGTGAAAGGACTCAGGACTGAGGAACCAGCAGTAGCACTCTCCACTCCAGAATTAGCAGTTGAGGATTCCTCTACACCAGCCTCAGCCCTCAGTCCTCACTCAGTCCTCAGCCCTCAATCCTCAGCCCTCACTGAGTCTTCAGCCCTCACTGAGTCTTCAGCCCTCACTGAGTCTTCAGCCCTCAGCCCTCAGCCCTCACTTAGTCCTCAATCCTCACCTGTTTCTCCCCCTACAGGTTGGCAACGCCCGACAATTCGCGTAGACCTAGAACGCCTCAGTGAATTGGTGAATTTGGTAGGCGAATTAGTGATTAACCGGACAAATTTGGAAGTACAAGAAGCTCAACTACGCACTGAAGCGAAGCGCATTCGGAAGAGTATTGTAGCTTTAAATCAATTTGGAACTCAGCTCCGAGAAGAGTATGACCGCCTTAGCACTGAAAATAGTAAAAGCGATCGCGTAAAAACCACAAATGCTTTTACTAAATCTTTGCCTTCGACTTTCGACTTATTGGAATTAGATCAATATACAGAATTTCACTCCACCGCTCAATCTGTGATTGAAACGACCGAAGCGATCGCGCTATCGGGAACGAAGATTGACGAAATCGCGGTGAAATTTGAACGCAGCACCGATCAACTCCGCCGCATCACCGACCAGTTGCGATCGCGTGTCATGCAACTACGGGTCGTCCCCTTCAGTCGGGCAGTCGATCACCTACCCCGCGCTTTGCGGGATCTGTGTCGCCTCCACAATAAAGAAGTCAATCTCCTCCTCCTCGGACGAGACACCACCATTGATGAAAGCCTGCTAGACGCCTTGCGCGACCCCCTAGTGCATCTGGTGCGAAATGCCTTCGATCACGGCATCGAAGCGCCCCAAGCCCGCCTAGCCCTTGGCAAACCCCCCAGCGGTCAAATCGAAATTGAAGCCTTTCACCAAGGCGGACAAACCATTATTACCATTACTGATGATGGACGGGGAATTGACCCAGAAGCCATCCGCGCAAAAGTCGTGGCAGGCGGCTTTGTGGCAGCCGAACAAGCTGACGAACTATCCATTGCCGACCTCTACGAATTCCTCTTCTGGCCTGGTTTCAGCACCACTAGAGAGGTCACAGAACTCTCTGGTCGAGGCGTCGGTCTGGATGTGGTTCGCACCAATCTGCGGCAGGTACGGGGGACTGTCAAAGTTGATTCACGACCGGGCAAAGGCACTAGCTTTATCCTGAAGCTACCACTCATGTTATCGATCAGCGACGCCTTAATGGTCAAGGCAGATCGCAATACTGTGGCAATCCCTCTAGACGCTGTAGAGGAGATTCTCCACATTCAAGCGCATCAGATTCAAATGGCTGGGACGCAGACCATGTTGTGGTGGCGAGAAGAATTTATCCGCCTGGTGCGTTTGCAAGAATTACTCCACTATAGTGTTCCCCATCCCGACGGCCCCTCGCCCGACCCAATTGCCCAGGACTATATCCCGGTAATGGTTTTAGCTGCCAGTGAAGGTGTTCTCGCTGTAGTCGTGGAACGTCTCATCGGTCAACAAGAAGTGGTGGTAAAAGCCCTACCCCTGCCTCTCTCAAAGCCTCGCGGGATTGTTGGCTGCACGATTATGGGAGATGGTCAGGTGGTAACAATTTTAGATGTAGACGATCTCATCGGGCAATTTTATACTCAAAGCGGCACCACAATTTCAGTGGATAATAAATCAGAATTGGGGATGCGAAATAGCACGCCACTCCTTGCCCCGAAAGGAATTTCTCAACCGCAAATTTTGGTCGTTGATGATTCTTACACTATCCGGCAGTTACTGTCGCTGACACTAATTCGTGCCCGTTACCGAGTCGCACAAGCCAAAGATGGTCAAGACGCTTTATCTAAATTAGAGGAAGGGTTAAACTGCGATTTAATCATTGCCGATATTGAAATGCCCCGGATGGACGGATTTGAACTGCTGCGAAATCTGAAATCTCAGCCGCAATTTTCCTCGATTCCCGTTGCTATGTTGACTTCCCGGAGTGGGTTCAAACATCGCCAGATGGCATTAGAGTTAGGAGCGATTCAATACTTTACTAAACCTTACAACGAGGTTCAGTTATTAGAAGCGATCGCTAAATTAATTAAACATTAA